In Leptospira andrefontaineae, the sequence TCCCCAAAAACATCCGCCGGTTGAAAGACTTTATGCTTCTACCTGGTCCCAGGATTTTTATGCGATGATGAAGTATGTCCATCTTTATGATGAGATCCATCCATTTTTGTATAATTTGGAAGGTGGTCGTAGTAATACAGGCCGAATCCTTTCCGTTTGGAAGAAGGACGAGATAGACGAAAGGATCCGTTGGCTAAGACTAATGTCTCCTAGGACATTGATCATTCCTACAATTTTTCGTTGGGAAAATGATTTCGAAAAAGTTTCCGATGTGATAGGTCTGAATGGAAATACTAAGGTTAGAGATCTTCATATCCAAAATATTCTTAAAGAGATTGATACTTACGGATACGACGGAATCGATATAGACTATGAAGGGATGACTTGCGAGAAGAAGGAAGTATTTCAGGAATTTCTAATACTTCTGCGCGACGAGCTACATAAAAAGGGTAAAATCCTGTCGGTGGCAATTCATCCTAAGACCGTTGCAGAAAAACCTTCCGTCTATCCTTGTAAAGGTTTGAAATCTCCTATCCAAGTGGATTTTTACGAAGCCTATAGAGGGCAATTAACTCATGATTATGAGTTTTTGGGGAAGGTCGCAGATAAGGTCAAAATTATGGCCTATGAATTACATCCTCGTAAACAAGGTTTTCCAGGACCTGGACCTCAGGCACCGGATTGGTGGATTGATAAAATTTTAGAATATGCTGTCGCTCGTATTCCTAACGAAAAGTTATATATGGCAATTCCGACTTATGGATACGATTGGGCATTACATTGCCAAGCTGAAACAAAATCAGTCTATTATTCCAGGGCGAAATGGATCCGAGACAAAATGGCTCCCAGAAAAGAAGAGCCTACAGACGTATTAGAAATATTTAAAACACAACCTAAGGCGGCGGATTGGACTTATCTTAGGCCTTACTTATACAGACACCAAGGTCATGTCTATTCGGATCCTTCTCTCTGGTATAGAATGGGTGGCTGCGACCGTGTGGCATTCTATATGAACAGAAGTGCTTTCGAGAAGAAAATGAAAATACTGGACAAGTATAAGATCCGTGGATTTTCTTTCTGGCAATTAATAGAAGATAACGATCCTGAGATCAATAAATATCTGGAAGAAAAATTAGGCCCTGAACTTTCGGAAGTACATTAAGATTCTTTCATGATACTTCCGGAGATGATCAATTTCTGGATCTCGCTTGTTCCTCCGCCTATCTCTCCTAATCGAGTATCTCTGTAGAGGCGAGAAACTTTATACTCGTCCATATAACCTGCGCCTCCATGGATCTGGACCGCGAGATTTGTAACTTCTCTCGCTGCAGTAGTTGCAAATAATTTACATGCGGCACATTTTCCGGAAAGACTCATGCTCGGCTTTCCTTCCGATTCTATTTTTTCCATTTCCCAAGCGGTATTATAAGTAAGCCATTTTGCTGCTTCGTATTTGGAATAAATTTCTGCGAGCATGAACGCAACACCCTGATGTTGGTAAATGGATTTGCCGAAACTTTTGCGGGAAGCAGAGAAAGATTTAGATTCATCTAAACAAGCTTTCATAACTCCCAAGGAATAGGCGGCTAAAGAAAGTCTTTCTGCATTAAAGGTTTGCATTGTTTGTCTGAAACCTTTTCCTAATTTGCCTAAGATATTTTCTTCCGGGACTTCTACGTCTTCGAAAAATAATGCTCCGGTAGGGGATGCTTTTAACCCCATCTTGTCCATGGCGGCTGATCTGGAGATACCTTTGGATTTCAGATCTACTATAAAATGAGTGAGTCCTTTTTCTTTTCCAGACTCATCTTGGGTCCTTGCAAGTACCAAACAATAGTCTGCATTGGGTGCATTCGTTATAAAAGTTTTTTGACCAGAGAGAAGATAACGGTCTCTTCCTGATTTTTTAGCAAGAGAAGAAAGTCCTGAAACGTCGGAGCCTCCATCAGGCTCCGTAACTCCTAAGGAGCCGATTGTTTTGCCGGAGATAATATCGGGCAGATATTTTTTCTTTTGTTCAGGGGTTCCGAAATGTTTGATAGGAAGTCCGAATAGACCTGCAGAAGCCCCGGCACTGAAAAAAGTAGAACCGCAAAATTCTGAAATGATCTCCATCGCCAAAGTGCTCAAGAAAACTCCTGCACCTTGCCCGCCGAATTCTTCTTCATGCAGAAGACCTAGGTAGCCTGCTTCTCCCAGTTTTAAATAATGGGATCTGGGAAGTTCCTTCGTTTTATCCGCTTCTTCTGCAAAAGGATGGATCTCCTTTTTGCAAAAATTACGAAATGATTCTGTGAACTCTTGTTCATCTGAACTTAGGCTAAAATCCATTTATGATCCCTCGGATCTTGCTAAACTCGAAGAAACATAAGCAAAGGCAAGTAGAATTCCCTGCATCCGAATATTGTTTGTTAGGATTGCAAACTAAATACGGATTTTAGTTAAAGTAATATATTCTAAAAACTTAAAATACTATTTTCCTTTGAAAACCGCGGTCCTTTTTTCGAGTAAGGAGCGGATGCCTTCTTGTCCGTCTTCTGACTTTAAGCAGTCTGTCACCAACGGTACTAGGTCATCAATTGCTTCCAGATCTCCGACTTCGATTGCCTTTCTTGCGTTTGCTAAAACTGCATCAACTGCCTTAGGAGCCTGGGCGCAAATTTTTTCAGCAAGTTCTATTGCTCTTGTGATTAATTCTTTTTTAGGCAAAACTTCTTGCACGATCCCTATTCTATATGCTTCCGAAGCATCGAAAGTATCTCCTGTTAGGATATATTTCATTGCATTTCCCCAGCCGGAAGTTCTTACAAATCGTATTGTTGCTCCCCCGAAAGGTAAGATCCCTCTTTGTACTTCCATTTGAGCGAATACGGTTTTTTCTGCTGCGAGTGCAATGTCGGATGCTAACATCAATTCAATTCCTAAAGTTAGGCAAAATCCATGGACAGCAGTGATCAAAGGTTTTTTACGAACTCTTCCTGTTCCTCCCGTATCCCAAGGATTGATATTTCCTTTTTGGAAAAAATTTCTGCCTTGTTCGATGATTGATTTAGCAACGTCTTCCAATTCTAAGCCGAAAGTGAAATGAAGCCCGTTTGCATAAAGAACTGCACATCTGGAACTAGGATCATCTTCATAAACAGTAAGAGCATCGCTTAACTCCATGATCATTTGTGTATTCATCGCGTTTCTGGCATCAGGACGATTGAGTGCGATACAAAACACAGGACCTTTCTTTTCGATTTGAATATAAGTATACGATTTCATAAAATCCTCCGAGACAGGTAGACCATATAGTCTACTTTTTGGATCCTATGTCTTTTGTTTTTCTAAATTGGATGTCAAACTTTTATACTTTTTACAAAGAACTGATTTCGTTTCCCAACTAAAATAGAAGTCCTTCAGAAGGTTGACAACCTGCAAGGATAGTAGATAAAGCCTTGGATGCCTAATCTTCCGATTTTATTCCCGGAACAAGTTTCTCAATCTCCGGTTTTCTGGATTTTAGTTTCATTTGCGATTTTCGGAACGTATCTCGGGGCCTTATTATGTATAGGGCAGAATATTTTAGAAAGAAAAACCGCTCTTAACCGTTTGCTTTCTTTATTGTTCGTAGCCTTGGGTTTACTCCAAGGCACTTGTTTATTTTACGTATTCGGACTTTCTTCTTCTTATCCTTGGATTGTACTTCTTCATATTCCTGTTTTGGGCTCCATAGGTCCGATTCTATATGGCATTCATAAGATCATTCAAAATTCAGAATTCGAAAAATCAACATTGGGTTTAAGTCCTAAACATTCCATTTTGCCTGGGATCATTTGGATTTTATATTTTTTAAGTTTTATACCGGATACGGATAGAATACGAGAAGGTATTAGCACATTCTCCATAACAAGAAGTGCATTCGATCTGGCTTTTCTGGTCCCATTGCTCGTACTCGCAGCCTATATCGCCGGATTATTAAGAGGGAGCAGAATATTATTTAAACCGAATGTTTTGAAGGAAGAATGGACTGCAAGAGTTCTTCTATATATCATTCTTGCGACAATCGCAAACCATTCCGTAGGTGCGTTTTTCCTAATGGATAAGAATCCACTCTTTCTGTTGGTAAGTGCTTCTATGATGGGATTGAGTCTTTGTGTTTCTTATTTGATTGGTAGAAGATATCCTGCTTATTTCCAAAACCTGCAAGAGGTCGCAAGAGTTACCTTCCAAAAATACTCACGTTCCTTACTTCAAGGAATGGATCTAACAACGCTTAGGGAAAATTTACTAAAAGTGATGGAAGTCGAAAAACTATATAAAGACGAGGACTTGAGTTTGGCAAGTTTAGCAGATGAGTTAGGACTTTCTTCTCACCAACTTTCAGAATTAATTAACCAGGAAATGGGCAAAAATTTCTCAGCATTCGTGAATGAATATAGGATACGGGAGGCCTGCGAATTACTTACCAAAAACAAAGATTCTTCTATCCTGGATATCGCATATGAGGTGGGATTTAGGAGCAAAACCTCCTTCCATAGGGCGTTTCAGAAAGAAGTTGGAGTTCCTCCATCCGAATATAGGGAGAAAAATCCTTAAGTAACGGTCCCATCCTATCAATTGAAACCGATTCCGCAGTTTCGGTTTATAGAATGGAACGACGGATCTGAAATCCTGGATATAATTCCTTCCATCAGTTACATCGGAGTGGATATGAGTTCCTTAGCCCTTGAGCGAAAAAATATTTCGGATAGATTTACCGAAAAAGAAAAAACAAAACGTATCATCAAATGGATCCGCCGTTCGGATTCTAAGCTCAGAAAACGTTTCTCTTTTTTACAATATCAAAATGCGATTGGATTCGGGATCACAATGGGTTCCGCTTTCGGAATGATCCTACTCGGAAGTTTGTATGTAATGGATATAATTCCATTCTGGGCTTGTATTATTGGGAATGGGATCTTCGCTTCTTTTCTTCATGAGATGGAACATGACCTGATCCATAGTATTTATTTTAAAGAAAATCCAAAGGTGCAGAACTTTCTATTCTGGATGGTCTGGTTATTTCGTGCGAATACAGTTAATC encodes:
- a CDS encoding glycosyl hydrolase family 18 protein encodes the protein MMKYVHLYDEIHPFLYNLEGGRSNTGRILSVWKKDEIDERIRWLRLMSPRTLIIPTIFRWENDFEKVSDVIGLNGNTKVRDLHIQNILKEIDTYGYDGIDIDYEGMTCEKKEVFQEFLILLRDELHKKGKILSVAIHPKTVAEKPSVYPCKGLKSPIQVDFYEAYRGQLTHDYEFLGKVADKVKIMAYELHPRKQGFPGPGPQAPDWWIDKILEYAVARIPNEKLYMAIPTYGYDWALHCQAETKSVYYSRAKWIRDKMAPRKEEPTDVLEIFKTQPKAADWTYLRPYLYRHQGHVYSDPSLWYRMGGCDRVAFYMNRSAFEKKMKILDKYKIRGFSFWQLIEDNDPEINKYLEEKLGPELSEVH
- a CDS encoding acyl-CoA dehydrogenase family protein — its product is MDFSLSSDEQEFTESFRNFCKKEIHPFAEEADKTKELPRSHYLKLGEAGYLGLLHEEEFGGQGAGVFLSTLAMEIISEFCGSTFFSAGASAGLFGLPIKHFGTPEQKKKYLPDIISGKTIGSLGVTEPDGGSDVSGLSSLAKKSGRDRYLLSGQKTFITNAPNADYCLVLARTQDESGKEKGLTHFIVDLKSKGISRSAAMDKMGLKASPTGALFFEDVEVPEENILGKLGKGFRQTMQTFNAERLSLAAYSLGVMKACLDESKSFSASRKSFGKSIYQHQGVAFMLAEIYSKYEAAKWLTYNTAWEMEKIESEGKPSMSLSGKCAACKLFATTAAREVTNLAVQIHGGAGYMDEYKVSRLYRDTRLGEIGGGTSEIQKLIISGSIMKES
- a CDS encoding crotonase/enoyl-CoA hydratase family protein; protein product: MKSYTYIQIEKKGPVFCIALNRPDARNAMNTQMIMELSDALTVYEDDPSSRCAVLYANGLHFTFGLELEDVAKSIIEQGRNFFQKGNINPWDTGGTGRVRKKPLITAVHGFCLTLGIELMLASDIALAAEKTVFAQMEVQRGILPFGGATIRFVRTSGWGNAMKYILTGDTFDASEAYRIGIVQEVLPKKELITRAIELAEKICAQAPKAVDAVLANARKAIEVGDLEAIDDLVPLVTDCLKSEDGQEGIRSLLEKRTAVFKGK
- a CDS encoding helix-turn-helix domain-containing protein gives rise to the protein MPNLPILFPEQVSQSPVFWILVSFAIFGTYLGALLCIGQNILERKTALNRLLSLLFVALGLLQGTCLFYVFGLSSSYPWIVLLHIPVLGSIGPILYGIHKIIQNSEFEKSTLGLSPKHSILPGIIWILYFLSFIPDTDRIREGISTFSITRSAFDLAFLVPLLVLAAYIAGLLRGSRILFKPNVLKEEWTARVLLYIILATIANHSVGAFFLMDKNPLFLLVSASMMGLSLCVSYLIGRRYPAYFQNLQEVARVTFQKYSRSLLQGMDLTTLRENLLKVMEVEKLYKDEDLSLASLADELGLSSHQLSELINQEMGKNFSAFVNEYRIREACELLTKNKDSSILDIAYEVGFRSKTSFHRAFQKEVGVPPSEYREKNP